A window of Pseudomonas guangdongensis contains these coding sequences:
- a CDS encoding Flp family type IVb pilin, giving the protein MDIQKFKVAVVKFAKDEEGLTIVEYAVAGGLITGAVVLAFTNLGAAVRAKINVIISALGGTAG; this is encoded by the coding sequence ATGGATATTCAAAAATTCAAGGTGGCGGTGGTCAAGTTTGCCAAGGATGAAGAAGGTCTGACTATCGTGGAATATGCGGTTGCGGGTGGGTTAATTACTGGTGCAGTTGTTTTGGCATTCACTAACCTTGGCGCGGCTGTTCGTGCAAAGATAAACGTCATTATTTCTGCTCTTGGTGGAACTGCTGGTTAG
- a CDS encoding A24 family peptidase — protein MVFDFLLLMLVGAVVYDLISHRLPNYYLLLGLLLGAVLQVWTDGGGGLLSAAGGLAVGFLVFLPFYALGGMAAGDVKLMAVVGSFIGGAAALWAAACSLIAGTVLGILYLLLRGHLGKFVARYWAMASLRSYIPVESDADPARHRFPYALAIAAGTVVSLFFESPFSRALAYLDSLV, from the coding sequence ATGGTATTTGATTTTTTATTATTGATGTTGGTTGGTGCGGTGGTTTATGACTTAATAAGCCACCGTCTTCCTAACTATTACCTCCTGCTGGGCCTGCTACTGGGGGCAGTGCTACAGGTCTGGACAGATGGGGGGGGGGGGCTGCTTTCGGCGGCAGGCGGGCTCGCAGTGGGGTTCCTGGTCTTCCTGCCGTTCTATGCCTTGGGCGGCATGGCTGCCGGCGACGTCAAGCTGATGGCGGTCGTCGGCAGCTTTATTGGCGGCGCTGCGGCATTGTGGGCAGCGGCGTGCAGCCTGATTGCCGGTACTGTTTTGGGGATTCTCTATCTGTTGCTCAGGGGGCATCTGGGTAAGTTCGTTGCACGCTACTGGGCCATGGCCAGCCTGCGCAGTTATATCCCCGTTGAGAGCGATGCGGATCCAGCCAGGCATCGATTTCCATATGCTCTGGCAATTGCTGCAGGCACCGTGGTCAGCCTGTTTTTCGAGTCCCCATTCAGTCGCGCTTTGGCATATCTGGACTCCTTGGTCTAG
- the cpaB gene encoding Flp pilus assembly protein CpaB: MSSRTLLLIALSVVFGLGAAWMANTWLTARLNAGGDNMENVVVAAMEIPFGQMVEPQQVKLVQMPKGAAPADAFSSVEQATGRIATMTLLQGDILREARLAEHLGGSTLASLIAPNKRAISVRVDDVVGVGGFLLPGNRVDVLVAKTTHNNDAQAETILYDLRVLAVDQTASTDKTQPVVVRAVTLEMTSEEAEKLVKGQSEGRLQLALRNPLDEDKGPKEEVASAPVVAPAPVAKPAVRRIAAPAPVRITIIRGTSIENLSMPR; this comes from the coding sequence ATGAGTTCGCGCACATTGCTGTTGATCGCCCTGTCGGTGGTGTTCGGCCTGGGTGCTGCCTGGATGGCCAATACCTGGCTGACCGCCCGGCTCAATGCCGGAGGCGACAACATGGAAAACGTGGTGGTGGCCGCCATGGAGATTCCTTTCGGGCAGATGGTCGAGCCGCAGCAGGTGAAGCTGGTGCAGATGCCCAAGGGCGCGGCTCCCGCCGATGCCTTCTCCTCTGTGGAGCAAGCCACCGGGCGCATCGCCACCATGACCCTGCTGCAGGGCGACATCCTGCGCGAGGCACGCCTTGCCGAGCACCTGGGCGGCAGCACCCTGGCTTCGCTGATCGCACCGAACAAGCGGGCCATTTCGGTACGGGTGGACGACGTGGTCGGGGTAGGCGGCTTCCTGCTGCCGGGCAACCGGGTCGACGTACTGGTGGCCAAGACCACCCACAACAACGACGCCCAGGCCGAGACCATCCTTTATGACCTGCGCGTGCTGGCCGTCGACCAGACCGCCAGCACCGACAAGACCCAGCCGGTGGTAGTACGCGCCGTGACGCTGGAGATGACTTCCGAAGAGGCGGAGAAGTTGGTCAAGGGGCAGAGCGAGGGGCGCCTGCAACTGGCCTTGCGCAACCCGCTCGACGAAGACAAGGGACCCAAGGAAGAGGTGGCGAGTGCGCCGGTTGTCGCGCCAGCGCCGGTCGCCAAACCGGCAGTGCGGCGCATCGCGGCGCCGGCACCGGTACGCATCACCATCATCCGCGGTACCAGCATCGAAAACCTCAGCATGCCGCGCTAG
- a CDS encoding AAA family ATPase, protein MNLPGIASLEDAEANSPVFDISQPRSMVETGLSEPLLTDLLCKHLYDAGSLDTGRLMSRMGLAGPVLEELLGLLRKDSQVEVLGQAAGGGGLRYGLTERGRASARDALARSGYIGPAPYPVERYRELLKAQTVHHGSITAGQMHQAFRGVVFHNGLLDQLGAALNSGRAIMIYGPAGTGKTYISSKLIRLFDENIWVPHAIAINEAIIEIFDPQVHRLAATDSAGLPSLRLDQGSDRRLLRCKRPILITGGELSMDQLDIRYDPIARQYQAPLQLKAGNGLFIIDDLGRQAMPPAQLLNRWIVPMEERKDYLNLGGGRHCELPFDVILVFSTNLNPLQLADEAFLRRIGYKLHFDHLTREEYAQIWRQEVEKLGLPYDPLLLRYVIEGLHQPEKVPLLPCHPRDLLGMALDRQRYLGKSAQLTPDELQWAWQNYFVRLQDTEQGEPS, encoded by the coding sequence ATGAATCTGCCGGGGATTGCCAGTCTGGAAGATGCCGAGGCGAATAGCCCGGTATTCGATATTTCCCAACCGCGCAGCATGGTGGAAACCGGACTTTCCGAGCCACTACTGACCGATCTGCTGTGCAAGCACCTGTACGACGCCGGCAGCTTGGATACCGGCCGACTGATGAGCCGCATGGGGCTGGCGGGGCCGGTGCTGGAGGAGTTGCTCGGCCTGTTGCGCAAGGACAGCCAAGTCGAGGTGCTGGGGCAGGCCGCAGGAGGCGGAGGCCTGCGCTACGGATTGACCGAGCGTGGCCGTGCCAGTGCCCGCGATGCCCTGGCGCGCAGTGGTTATATCGGCCCGGCACCCTACCCGGTCGAGCGCTACCGCGAACTGCTCAAGGCGCAGACCGTGCATCACGGCAGCATCACGGCCGGGCAGATGCATCAGGCCTTTCGTGGCGTGGTATTCCACAACGGGCTGCTCGACCAACTGGGCGCGGCGCTCAACTCCGGGCGGGCGATCATGATCTACGGTCCGGCCGGGACCGGGAAAACCTATATCAGCAGCAAGCTGATCCGCCTGTTCGACGAAAACATCTGGGTACCCCATGCCATCGCCATCAACGAGGCGATCATCGAGATATTCGATCCGCAGGTACACCGGCTGGCGGCGACCGATTCTGCAGGCCTGCCCAGCCTGCGTCTGGATCAGGGCAGCGACCGGCGCCTGCTGCGCTGCAAGCGTCCGATCCTGATCACCGGCGGCGAGCTGAGCATGGACCAGCTGGATATCCGCTACGACCCCATCGCCCGCCAGTACCAGGCGCCGCTGCAGCTCAAGGCTGGCAACGGGCTGTTCATCATCGACGATCTGGGGCGTCAGGCCATGCCGCCGGCGCAGTTGCTCAACCGCTGGATCGTGCCGATGGAGGAGCGCAAGGACTATCTCAACCTCGGCGGTGGTCGTCACTGTGAGCTGCCCTTCGACGTGATCCTGGTGTTCTCCACCAACCTCAATCCGTTGCAGCTGGCGGACGAGGCTTTCTTGCGGCGCATCGGCTACAAGCTGCATTTCGACCACCTGACCCGCGAGGAGTACGCGCAGATCTGGCGTCAGGAGGTCGAGAAGCTGGGGCTGCCTTATGACCCGTTGTTGCTGCGCTATGTGATCGAAGGGCTGCACCAGCCCGAAAAGGTGCCGCTGCTGCCCTGCCACCCCCGCGACCTGCTGGGCATGGCGCTGGATCGCCAGCGCTACCTCGGCAAATCGGCCCAGTTGACTCCCGATGAGCTGCAATGGGCATGGCAGAACTACTTCGTCCGCCTGCAGGACACCGAGCAAGGAGAACCATCATGA